The Nostoc sp. 'Lobaria pulmonaria (5183) cyanobiont' DNA window GTTTCTCCCAGAGTTTAGTTAAAGCAAACTCTAACAATGGCAAACTCCCTGGTTCTTGTTTAAGATTTGGGAGAATTTTTAATAATCCTGCTTCTTCAACACTATGAACCTGAAGCTTGGCAGACTTGGCGATTGTCTCCTTTAAATCAACTCCAGTTAAAGGCAGCATAACTGCTGCCTGGGTTTGAATCAGGTGAGTTAGAGAAGGATTATCTAAACAAGATTCAATAAAATCGCCTCGCATAGTAATTACAACTGCTAACCGCGAATCATGAATCTCTACTACCCCAGTAAGTAGTTCAATAAATCTCTGCCGTTCTTCCTTATCTATACAAACTGTAAATACTTCCTCAAATTCATCTACCACCAGCAAAAATTTTTCTGTGTTAGCCACAGCCTCTGTATCATTGATAGGTTTACTCAGGCTGCCGAAACTGTTGTCATTCTGAGCAATTTCAACCACAAGGGCGTATTGTGTCATCTTCTTTTGTTAAAACTATTGAGAAATTACCTCTGTGCTTTAAAATACCCAAATTGACTAGTGATTTACCCATTAGAGTTAAAAACTCTAGATTTAAAATTCAAGTAGAGTTGAGCAATACACGGTAGAAGCACAATATTAAAGTTTTAGTGACTGGAATAAGCTCTATACCTTGTGGTTTGGTAGTAATTACGGGAGCGATGTCTAAGGGCGGCTACGACTAGTTAGAAAATTTCAGCTACCTTGAGAAAAATCGCACATCGCGCTAGTCTTCATTGACGTAACTGCACGCTGTAACATTAAGCGATGACAAATCAACTCTCTCCAGTAATTCCCTCTTGCACTTGGAGCCGTCCCATCGGCTTAGGCTGGGACAAACCTTATACAGTCCGCTATGCAAGTAATATTGATGATGGCCCTTGGCATGGTATGCCTTTAGGCGGCTTTGGTGCAGGTTGCATCGGTCGTTCTTCACGGGGAGACTTTAACCTGTGGCACATAGACGGCGGTGAGCATAACTTCAAAAACGTTCCCGCTTGTCAATTCAGTGTGTTTGAATCCAATAGTACATCTTCCCAAGCCTATGCTTTATCTACCCAAGCGCCCGATGATGGCACTCTTAAGGCTTGGCAATGGTATCCGACACCTCCCGACACAAAGGGGACAGGCAATTATCACGCGCTATATCCACGTAGCTGGTTTGTGTATGAAAATGTATTTCAAGCACAGTTGACTTGTGAGCAATTTTCCCCAGTCTGGGCAGGCAATTACCAAGAAACTAGCTACCCTGTGGCAATATTCCTCTGGAATGCTCATAATTCCACAGATGCAACGATTACTCTCAGCATTATGCTCACTTGGCAAAATATGGTGGGCTGGTTTACAAACACTCTCAAATCTCCCGAAGTGCGGGTGCGCGATGATGGTAGTCCGGTTTACGAATACCAACCGCGCTGGGGCGAAAGTCAAGGAAACTATAACCAGATAGTTGAAAATACACAACAGGTTGGCTGTATTTTAGGTCGGGTTGGTAGTGATGAACCTTTGCAAGAAGGCGATGGAACTTGGTGTATTGCGATGCTGAAACATCCCAAAGTGGAAGTATTTCACCACAGCCGTTGGAATCCTGAAGGTACAGGTGATGAGGTGTGGCAAAGCTTCGCCCAAGATGGCTCTTTGCCCAATTATGTTGATACTACTCCAGCAACAGAGAATACACAAATCGGGGCTGCGATCGCAATCCGTTTCACTCTCAAACCAGGCGAAACTCTCGAAATCCCCTTTGTCGTCGCTTGGGATTTGCCAATCACAGAATTTGCTGCCGGAGTCAACTATTACCGCAGATATACAGACTTTTTTGATAAAAGTGGAAACAATGCTTGGGCGATCGCATCGACTGCGTTACAAGAATACCAAACCTGGCGATCGCAAATTCAAAGTTGGCAAAAACCCATTCTCGACCGGGAAGATTTACCCAACTGGTTTAAAATGGCTCTATTTAATGAGCTTTATGACCTCACCAGCGGCGGTACTCTCTGGAGTGCAGCATCAGAACTTGACCCCATCGGTCAGTTTGCGGTGCTAGAGTGCTTAGATTACCGTTGGTATGAAAGTCTAGATGTGCGGTTGTATGGCTCTTTTGCCCTGCTAATGCTATTTCCAGAATTAGAAAAATCGGTAATTCGGGCATTTGCACGGGCGATTCCTCAAGGTGATGATACTCCCCGAATCATTGGCTATTACATGACAATTAAGGCAGAAAGCCCAATTGCCGTTCGCAAAGTTGCAGGTGCAACACCCCACGATTTAGGCGCACCGAACGAACACGTCTGGGAGAAAACCAACTACACCAGCTATCAAGACTGTAATTTATGGAAAGATTTAGGTAGTGATTTTGTCTTGCAAGTATACCGTGATTTTTTACTCACGGGTGCTGACGATGTGGAATTCCTAGCAGATTGTTGGAATGCGATCGTTCAAACCCTCGACTACCTGAAAACTTTTGACCTCGACGGCGATGGGATTCCTGAAAATTCTGGCGCACCCGATCAAACCTTTGATGATTGGCGATTACAAGGTGTCAGCGCCTATTGTGGGGGGTTGTGGTTGGCAGCCT harbors:
- a CDS encoding GH116 family glycosyl hydrolase, which translates into the protein MTNQLSPVIPSCTWSRPIGLGWDKPYTVRYASNIDDGPWHGMPLGGFGAGCIGRSSRGDFNLWHIDGGEHNFKNVPACQFSVFESNSTSSQAYALSTQAPDDGTLKAWQWYPTPPDTKGTGNYHALYPRSWFVYENVFQAQLTCEQFSPVWAGNYQETSYPVAIFLWNAHNSTDATITLSIMLTWQNMVGWFTNTLKSPEVRVRDDGSPVYEYQPRWGESQGNYNQIVENTQQVGCILGRVGSDEPLQEGDGTWCIAMLKHPKVEVFHHSRWNPEGTGDEVWQSFAQDGSLPNYVDTTPATENTQIGAAIAIRFTLKPGETLEIPFVVAWDLPITEFAAGVNYYRRYTDFFDKSGNNAWAIASTALQEYQTWRSQIQSWQKPILDREDLPNWFKMALFNELYDLTSGGTLWSAASELDPIGQFAVLECLDYRWYESLDVRLYGSFALLMLFPELEKSVIRAFARAIPQGDDTPRIIGYYMTIKAESPIAVRKVAGATPHDLGAPNEHVWEKTNYTSYQDCNLWKDLGSDFVLQVYRDFLLTGADDVEFLADCWNAIVQTLDYLKTFDLDGDGIPENSGAPDQTFDDWRLQGVSAYCGGLWLAALEAAIAISDILLTYQTGNTTLAAQKSTYETWLQQSLPIYQEKLWNGEYYRLDSKSGSDVVMADQLCGQFYARLLDLPDIVPSDRALSALKTVYDACFLKFCNGEFGAANGVRRDGSPENPKATHPLEVWTGINFGLAAFLVQMEMKDEALRLTQAVVQQIYENGLQFRTPEAITATGTFRASTYLRPMAIWGIYLVIN